attctagatctacttagatatccagtgtggaacaacatcttcaacaaacagatcgagactggtcaaAGCATTTGTCTACagtctagttagacaaataaagttttctagatctttagacttgggtctatcgatcaactagacaggaataaccatcgtttctggggatttattcaacaatttctgacattttactttaatctccatcggtgagtgagccagcgcagttcagcagagcaaccaaaatacagagactgaagcttttggtctatgatcgatcaacatgatcaagatctatgttagatgtagacttcacttattactgattggaatgtatttctaaatttataagttttggggaaaatggtgaaaagaaatgataacatactactgatagatacgtgaattattttttttaatacccattggcattgctgcctgctctaataaataaataaataaatgagtcacggcctatatggactgcagataaatgctgatcgacgcctagcagaacaagtacgtaccagtgctagactagggggttgaaatctaagcagacgacggagcgtaatgtagcttaagcatagaatgatgatgggttcagcgaagagcccagagaaaataagggggacatattcaatcccgaaatgctttgcgagtggtcacaaaatcgtctcggcgcaaatcacctaattcagccgtctggtgaaatcgctgataacaacaatcaccgatttggtaattattttagtttcctgaaacttgcatttgtaaagttttaaatatcaaagtatgttttcatatttatgtatatccctcaacatattttttaatgttatctttgatatcgttgtagtcatattctttcatattcgtttcttgatcactactaatttgttgttgtattggatcggcatttgatttcgttgtcatgaacaataaaatatgcgcgcagctcagttgcatgcgcgtatcgagttgaccttccttagagcaacacgcttgtgtgttgctgccctctacgttcgttggtttCGATGTGTTGACATCTCTCGAATTGATCGGACCAGACAGAATGTTCGACGCAATCTCGTTTACACTCGGTAATTTTGATTTCAAAGCATATTTTATCGTTGAAAATTGTGATTAATGTATGGATGGTTGTTTGTAATGTTCAAGAGCGCTTGTATAAGTTTGGTGTATTTGGAAACGATTGCTTTAGCTAAAGAGAAACAATTTAAATtgtgtttgtttcttttgtttacatcCTTACATTACATACAGTGGTCAGTGCGGCTTGCCAGCCCGGCCTAGTGCGTGTGGCTGCTGAGCTGTGGTCGGTAACGCGACATATATTTGCTCCCACTCACACAACCAGGTGCGAGGTTAGTAAGCCTAATACTAACCTTGCACAACGCATTTGATTTCagagtggactttgacgttttcattcatcacacgaatgtaaGGGAATAAAACACGCCAAAcctttcagtatttctccactataatctttattgaattatttaagttcgttttaaaaaggaattggaaattattaataaaatttattaaaagtgtttttatcgcttacctccaagtctcaaccaggaatCTCCGTTCGATCCATCCTTAGTTATCCtttgcggtggaaagtacgcaaacaacaatcgaaaagcaatttttcctatcgaacattctcgatttaagtcgtcagcgcataataggaaattgtaccaaaaatcaacaggttgcatctcatgttacatgtaccggtatatacttattggtaaagtatgccatcttttgacaagatgatgatgaaagtggattgaacgaccaagaaaataatgctgatcgcctagaatgcagctagcagtACAAGTTGCAAAACCGTAAACAAACCGCcttgtgaataatatcgcgcgtcctctttaggcaaaaattgatatccacgctgaGCAGGAGgtatctacgtgaagatcacgaaaaatgctattattttatttaaaaaaacagcaaagagaagtcaacaaacgatccaaatggttcggtaagtgtcaaaGCACAATTATAATtcttagctatgatgtaaagtcatagttatttcagtaaaaagattcgcgtgcaccaggtgcatatgaatccttcacatgCGAGATGATTTGAAACCATGGGTGATTTGCTCCCTGCCCTGCTTTAATTGCTTCGGGCTTAGTTTCGTCTAACTTAGCCTGGAGGTGTCTGGGCAGTGAGAGTCATGTACCATATATGGTcactccccactgacgcctgggatcCCTACCTATATTTCCCCAcgtacgggtacaaaaccagaaactttcgcccccaagaattctactttccttctaagatctagccctaaacatgtacatggggtccaacttcatttccaacatttctgcgatattgatcatatttttaaaggagaattcattttaaaaatcgagaaatttgttatgaaaagatgggaagagcttacggccgtcTTTACGTCgacatcttgatttctttgtcttccgcttggcgacagcacgcaaatcgcgcgattTACATGCTGGgatcccaggcgtcagtggggagtgACCATACGTATAGTATATGACTCTCACTGAGCGGAGCAAATCtcgcgtgctgtcgccaagcggaagacaaagaaatcaagatggcgacataaacacagccgtaagctcttcccatcttttcataacaaatttcttgttttaatgaattcttctttaaaaatgaaatcaatatcacagaaatgttggaaatgaagttgaaccccaagtacatgttttagggctagatcttttagagggaaagtagaagaaatctcgggggtgatagtttcaggttttgtacccgtaCATGGGTGAATATAGCTTGGgatcccaggcgtcagtggggagtaaccATACGTAGAGTAGATGacttttactccccagacgcctccaggctactGCAGTAATCCATTTGTTCACTGCAGTGTCAGTGTGCAACcgtgtgtgtgcgtgtacatgtattttagttttgtcagatGTGTATGATTATGTACGTCTGGGATCGACCTTTAAGTTTaagtcaccatccgaaagacgtgaccagggctcgaacctctgcaacaaatttgtaacttccccacagcttggattacaggtgcaTGCCACTCATTCAGTGAACAAgcttatgatataaccttgttctcagatacatctccatgtgtggcaaaataaggatggcaatgtttggcttattttttctttttctgggacaaatgcttgattttcttacactgtcagatTCGTAGCGAAATTTGAAATGAgctgtcaaaatctttgaattatcaACAAATTTGAGCTAATTTTGAGTGAATTACGTCGGATGCCGAAGCAAAATGTGGTTTGGAAGTCCGCCTGAAATCCAGCCAGCTATGATGCCTCCACATTCAATACACAGTGTGTGCAATCACAGTGGTTCAGGTGGCCAGGCCAGCTCCACTACCTCGCTCAGACTACAACTTGCCTAACAGCAAATATTGAAAAGGTCTGGGACTGTCATATGCCTACACTCTTGTATAGTCATATTTAGACCTCTTAGAAAAATCATGAAGTAaaagaagtaaaacaaaattgatatgATGTTGTACATGTAGCCACAAACATGGCCCAATGTATGCAGCTATATTATCAGACTTgagaaatcatcattattaaaggacaagtccaccccaacaaaaacttgatttgaatgaaatgagaaaaattcaacaagcacaacactgaaaatttcatcaaaattggatgtaaaataagaaagttatgacattttaaagtttcgcttcatttcacaaaacagttatatgcacatcttggtcggtatgcaaattagggaactgatgacatcactcactcactatttcttttgtattttattatttgaaatatgaaatactttgattttctcatcattgtcatgtgaaatgaagtttcattcctccctcaacaggtggaattccattattttaacattgtgtGCTTCAGGCGAGGAGGTCCGAATCATCAAAttcgcaaaaattgaaatattgtataattcaaacaataaaaaacaaaagaaatagagagtgaatgacatcatcgactctctcatttggatgtaactggctcgttcatataactattttgttaaaaataagcgaaactttaaaatgtcataactttcttattttacatccgattttgatgaaattttcagcaatgtgcttgtctgatttttctctattgattcaaatcaacatttttctgaggtggacttgacctttaaagtgaatgatatgatttttaaaTTTAGAAGATTATTTGTGCAAGGAAAGTAGACAGCACCGTGCAGTGTTTTTAACGATtaatatttctgtatttttttctcatttgccATTACAGTGTATTGTCTGTAAAGTTGAAAGGAGATCAAAATGGAAGAATCAGAAAGTATAGACAGTCCCTCCATGGATTCTAGAAGAACATCTAAAGAGTCCATTAAAGATGATTTAAGAACTAAATCTGATGAAGAGGTCTTTGCCAAGACCCTGCAATCAAAATCAACAAGAAGACGATCATCATTCCCTCTGATTTCTGTGAGCACTGAAAGTGATGAGTCGGTTGAGACGGTGTCCCTCTGTGATGGAAGTGTGATGCGAAGCAGCCCTGCTATGGCAAGTTCTATGGGAGCATTACCTGATGTTAAAACTCACTTCCCACTGCGTAACAAGTTCCTTCAAGTTCCCAAGACCCATGCAGACCTTGGAAGCACATTAAGTATAGCTAGCCACAGGCTGGTAAGACCACCATGCACCACAAGAACTCAACCAGAAGAATCCAAATTAACCTCGAAACCAAAGCGGAAGTGGTACCAGCTCCTGCAGCAGTCATCTGTCCAGTTTGGTCTTGATTTCTGCTACTCTACAGAAGGTGCCTTGGTTACGCCTATTCTACTTCAGTTGGGTCTACCAGATCATCTTTATGGACTTGCTTGGATTCTTGCACCCGTCCTGGGTCTCATTCTGGCTCCTCTTATTGGGTCGGCTAGTGACCGGTGTTATAGTCCAATGGGTCAAAGAAGACCTTTCATTCTGTCTCTAGGGATCTGTGTTATGATAGGGACGGCGCTGTATTTGAACAGTGCCGATCTTGGTGTCCTGATCAGTAAAGATGATGGTAAGAACTTGGTATCCTCAGATTTCTAATTGGCTGTTGAAAGAGGCACATCTCTAGTTTAAGTCTGGTGCTCTGCCTTTGAGTACTTTAACACTGTGTTCTGTTCCTAATGTTTTTTCTGTCTTTTGTCAATCGAGTAATACATCATGTTTAATACAAAAGTTGCTAATATTCTCATGTCTATGATTGTTtagagataaaacaaaatgcagaTTCTTCACTATATATTGTGATTGTAGAAAAATGCCAACATGACAGGTACATCTACAGATATACTTTAAAAACCAAAAATACTTTTCCAAGTTCCATTATTTCCCTGGCTAAGAGTAAGACTACAGCGATCAATTCAGGCAGGGTATTGGGAACAGATCGATATTAATCGAGAGAGTGCTCGTCCAGTTTACTTGTCTATTTATTGCATTATCTATCTGTTATGTATTTCATCCCTCTTTGAATCTTACAGCAAATACTGCTACAATGTGGGGTATTGCAATAACAGTAATTGGGGTAGCATTGACGGACTTCAGCGCCGATGCCTGTGGCTCACCTTTCAAGGCATACCTGATGGATACATGCAATCTTGATGACCTTAAGCGTGCTCTTGGCATGCGGAGTACTCTCGGAGGTAACTGTTAATATTCAttaatgttatttgttttaattcatcAGGGTGGTTCTGTCAGCAATCTGCTGTTTTCCTGAGACACCCTATAAGATGATTCCCCACAATCGGCATCTGACATTATTATAGAATGTTCTCGCAGTAACAGTTGTTGTTAATCACCAAGAGTAGAATCAGGCTTTACGAAGAAAATCCTTAATTATTCAATCCAATGTGTCGTATGTAACATAACTTTCACTGACTTAACTGACCTTCAAGTTCCCAAACCAGGCCAGAGAATATCTGATGGGACAGCATGTAATAATTGCCTGAGTcatgaagatgtaaaattctatGACATGTCATGGACATTTCCTGgtcatttatatacatgtatggggcCAGTACTAGGATGTAATGCTATTAATTCTCAGATAATCATTGTTGCAGGTCCAGGcgacatcttttttttttttaccaaggcTCTGTTGATGTAAAGCAGAGTAAATACATTTATGTAGGTATACTGTGTATGACATCTCAGAGTTTTGCCAAAGCCCACCCACATGTAGGACAGAATAGAatggtttacatgtatgtggtgtTTGTTGCAGCCATACATTTTAAAAGTTGTCCATTCAAATATAATGTGCACACATTATTTAACAGGGGCATGTCATCAGGGTGATTATCACATGGTTGATGTTAATTCAGTAATTTTGAAGAGGATTCGCTTCCATTTTATATTAATATTGTGTTTAAccaattttattgatattttatcagGTATTGGTGGAGGTCTGGGCTACATCTGTATTGCCATTGACTGGGAACAGACAGTCTTTGGACAGGCCCTTGGGAGTCAGCTCcgagtgatttttcttttgaatatcACCATGCTTCTCATCTCCTTCATCCTTACTCTGACAAGCGTTCCAGAGGTTCCCTTGAGGAGATTTTCATCAAGGAGTGAGTCAGAAACAAAGTACATCCCATGCAGTGATGAAGAAAGTGATGGAACTAGTGACAAATCGCTGGACACCAACCAGGGCAAAGTGCTTAAATTTTGGTGTTTTATCAAGTGGTTCTACAGGAAAAGGCCAACAGAGGATATTTCTCTTGAAAGTAGCGAAAGAACTTCCTTGTCGTGTGATGAAATTGATGAGGGCAGTCCACATTGTGATGAGGAACGACCccataaacataacaaaacctATGCAAAGCTCAAGAAGCATAGAATTTCCAAAGGGCAGTGTAGATCATCCGATGGAAAACCTGCAAATAATGGAGGAGGAAGTAACAGGAGCTTTGTTCCAAAGAAGAAAGCCAAGTCACCGTCAAAGAAATCCGAAGCAGGCTCGCTGGCTGGAAGCAACTGTATTTTGAAGATCAACCCAAGTGACGATACCAAGGACTTCTTGAATTCCCAAGCCAAAATGCCAGCGGGGTCGTTCAATCATGACGCAACCATGCACCAGTGCAACGACAGCAGCCAATCTCTAGCTATCTGCATATCCAACCCTTCTGTTGAGATCAactgtggtgatgatgaagagggGGGTGaaagtgatgacgatgatgataataagggTGAACCAGTATCCATTCTGCAGTTGCTTCGGTCAACAATCCACATGCCCAAGGAGTTGAGGTATTTGAGTTTGGTGAATTTCTTGGGATGGGCCAGCATCATCATATTGATCTGTTTCTTCACTGACTTTGTGGCTCAAGCTGTATACCACGGTAAGAAGTTAGAAAATAGCATTACGTCAAACCCCCGTTTGGAGAAAGACCGCAGTTCAGATTGCAAACTGCGGTATTAGACCCCAATTtgtgtttgaaataatttccAAGCCctaggggccgtttcataaagctgttcgtaagctaagagcgactttaagaacgactggtgatcattgcCAATGGTGTACCATTTACCGcaagacaggatcaccagtcgctcttaactaacgaacagctttatgaaacacccgcctgaTCAACCCcacttggccaggtaatcctcGCTATCTCAATTtcacctccacaggccagattatGGGCGTTGAGCCAGggacgaaatgataaataacagctgtgctattacgtaagacctctctgcctgtagtatgaccttcggaatgaaattattgtatttgatatttaatcgcgttttcaaaggcatattgtattcagaaattcaatgttaatagtcaattttcaatttcaaacgaagaaaatcgaccgcGATAAGGAAAGtatgtgaataaaaaatggcAGCATGCTTAGCCGGGACGGCGCTAGGGCTGttgtgttatcttcggaccaaggtcaagaaacaggtgttttgatacttacaTTGCTTGCTTGGGGCAGTAGGGTTCGTCGTACTTGGAGAAGGGAATTGAATGAGAAAAACTGGGGTAGTGTTCTCAAATAGAGGTTTTCATCATGAGGGCATAAATCCATGCACAATATAAAGTAATCATGTGGAGATATATGTACCTGGCTCTTGTATATGAAGTCAAGAGCattgtgagtttgtagaataaATGTCTGTGCTTTTCCCATTTTTTAGGTGCATGTACAATTGTAGATAAATGTTGTTTGGTATATGAAGCAGCACCATTTCATTCCAACCATGCTTTAATGTAATGAACCAGTATTCTGAAGTTCTGAACAGAGATTATTACCAAATCCATATTCAAACATACAAAGTATGACAGTAATCAATAACAATAGTcattagatataaaaaaaaaatgcaaaaaactgAGTTTGGTGctaaattgataaatgaaatctTTACATGACGCTTATTCATGAGGCACCTCTGCACATTAGAATTCCTATTTTGACAATGTTCCGGAATGTGCCCAAAGAGTAGGGTATACAGTGTAATTTATATGTGTCTGCTTTAgtatatataatatttcttccaatcttgTGAGAattcaggggcccgtcttacaaagcgttgcgattgatctgatcaatcacaactatggacagccagcaacgtcaacatctaacatgcatgaatgttcaaaatgttttatagatATGATGTAAATtacataaataattattttctttacaatttggtgtgttcacctttgttttcaaaggacattttgcaaatttcctgtagaaaaaattatgacactaatggatttccatagagatacgattgatcggatcaattgtaactctttgtaagacgggcccctggtcaaCATTGCATGATTTAATAGCTTTTGTTCCTTTCTTTGAACAGGTGACCCCAGTGCGGAGCCTGGTACAGAAGAGTATCGTCTGTATGAGGAGGGAGTTAAGATGGGCAGTTGGGGACTATGTGTCTACTCCTTTGTTTCCTTTGCTCTTGGGTGTAAGTATCTCTAGGGAACATGCTTTAGAGGCAGGGAATCTTCTAATACCTTCATTTTGGGTCATCTGAGTGATTGTATGATTTCAAGTGAAAATTACTTACCCCAAAACATTCATAGAAACAAGAGTCATACagttcagaaatatttattctaAACAGAATTTGTTAAACTCACTCCACTCTTAGCTCTGTTCATTATGAAAACATGGTGACTGGATCGTTTTCAGAGATGAAGTTCCCAAcgataaaacaatgaaaaatgatgaaatacaaaCAGCAATTAAAAAAGCAGAGAAATGAATGTCTGTACATGTGTTACAACATCAGGGTATAGGATAAGCTAATACTAGCAAAAATGTATGCAGCTGTTGTCACTTTTTTAACAATTGTTTTAGTGGAGAGTCAACCAGAATTGGAAAAAGTGTCGATGATGATTGCCGACTTCAGACAGGAAAGGGTTAGGCctaatgttacatgtacatgttggaTATTCTTCATTGTTTGTTACCTCTTTAATGGAAACTCATATCGTGATTTGCTACACCCTAACATTCAAATGGCATTTAACAATGATTTTGTGCTCCACTGTCAACATTCTTGTGAGGGAAATGTTTACGGACTTCAAATTATACAGTTTTCTGCCTGTTTCAAAGAGGGACAGATTGTTTTGGAAACCccattatgtgtgtgtgtgtgtgtatgaagAGTAATTGTACAGTGATTAGCATTAACAAAAGGAAGTTATATAGGAAGTTATTTAAAAACGTGTTTCCTGACACACGTTGGAGTGATTGTCTCTCATTTATTCACAGGATGTTTTGAAAACCCAGTAAAGCTATTACAAATTTCTTAACAATGCCTTTCAAAGCATGCTGTTATTCAGggtgatttattgaaaattgGTGATAATCATTAACGTCACCAACATCCTTTTACAAAGACAATTCAAATCTGATTTGAATGAAAGGAAATGTTGGTGTAGGAAAAAAAAGTTGCATGCAGCAAGAAAAAACATATTCGATGTCATCAGTCGTGATATCGTAACTCCAtgattttcttcctttttctcatttctttttttctttaattcattctttctttcttttttttctttctttatttctttctttctttatttctttctttttttttctttctttctgttccatcattctttctttctttgattcttttATCTACCTttcaatttttctactttctttctttcttccaatGTGCTTTCTAAAATCACTTTCTAAAGATGCAAgacttgaaaatatttatttcgaGTACATATAGTTTAACCTcagcatttttaaaaagattccTATGGAATAATAGGACTGTCACTGTGTCATGGGAACAATATGTAAATTATGGTATTCGCtcaatacatgtacacgtacaaCTAGAACTGTCTGAATATCACACTATTAAGACTGTTCAATCTacatttcaaacttttgttgtcattttgaaatgaatgcaCTCTGACTTGTAAAAAGAAATGGTCTGGGTTTAAAGCCACTTACACATATGTACCtgtatttaaaacaaatatgttaTGGAAACCCATAAAATGAAGGTTACTTTTTCCCATTATTAtcttagatttagatctagtTCAGCATTTATTAGCATGAGCCtaattttatgaaaacattttatgaaaatgatcaTACTGAAGGCTACTGACACAGAAAGGCTGGTATTAGTGGTATAATGTATCATTGATCGGAAAAGACAATAAACCTGTTTGCTATCTAGTGTTATTATATTTAAtccatttctcagcaattacacattttgacaagaaatatttggcacatatttttcattcaagcACATGCATGTAGACACAAATATTAGGTGGTTAATATTGGATTCCATTCAAATTCTAGAAGCTTACACATGTGTAGTTTTATTACATTGTATAAAACTTGCATTATATTTTGAGAAACAGCCATATTGGGTAAAGCAAACAAGTTGCAGGAAgagtttttttgtgtgtatgaaTTTGATAAACAAGTCGACCTTAAAAAGGGCAGGAAAACAAATTCTAAGCAGTCTtgcttgcatgtacatgtatagtgcaAAGTCCAGGTAGAAGACGACTAAAGCGATTTAACATAACAGTAAATcagtctacatgtataatatttcaaaaaggCAAAACTTCTAGTATACTTACATGTACTAGATGATGGGGAACTGTCTTTATTACAgatgaatgaaattatgaaaaatttttGGCCTGTTTGTATTTTCTGTGTGACATACGAAGTAAACAGGAGGTGAATCCGAGAAGATGGACATGCacatgtattgatttaaaaCAAACGAGTGGTTACAAAGCACCATGGGATTGCAGGACTTCTCATGcatcaattttgaaaattttgaaaagaacaaaaaatgagGGTAGAATGTAGATCTCCATGGAAATATAAATTATACcctcattttatctttaaaatacagACTTTGCAAAGATACTTGTAATATACTACTAGTATAGGACATGTTGCATAGATATTGTGGCAATGATATTCACTTTCCAAGTTACCTCTTAGTGTGattaaaaagtgaaatgaaaaaggaaacTTTAGCTTtatccctttaatcattgaaCACCAAATAGGtcagcagcaactcccatcttttacgTCTTTGGTCTGAcccggccggggtttgaactcccgaactcccggttgtgagacggatgctctaccaactgagctaaaAATATAATGTGTGCTTAAACAAAAAGTCAATGGCCTTATCTGTGTTTATAAAGCAAACCTTGCTGAACTTTATATTGAAACcattgtgttgttttttttactggggCATTTAAGAAGATTTTCCTGTCTTTGTTTAGACACTAATCACAAATTTTTTGCAGACAGACAGGTTCATAAAATGTCTGAGTGTGTAGATTTTCTGTCTCAACTTTCTTCGAGGtcatctttataaaaaaaaagaacacatttacttgcaggggccgcggaacagttttaaaagtggggggcttaagctcccccccccccggttccgcggcccctgacatGAATGTGCAATggagtgtacatgtatgcacatgaAGATAATGAAAGACCCTGATCTACTTCCAAGGGTAGGTCATTCAGTCCTGTTGcttacaaagtacatgtaatgtgATCCTTACAGCAAGGGAATCTGTTGCACATTCAAAGTAGCTTGCATTACTTGCAAGCGACATATTTAATTAACCCTCTCCCCATATATGATTTGACACAAAGCACTATTAAATACATGTGTAgcccggggggggccacttccattcacaagtggataccatgcgcgaccatggggtataacaaagcaccctaaacacgtaatttcaatGTTCTggaaatgcaccccttaacaagtattggcgtgtgaaaccctccccttaacaagtattcgaaacaaaacgatactcttggcaaatattccctgaaatgaacccctaaacaaatacaggaatgttttattgttacggtcgtcggctttacctaatttggtttagtacgaccccaccttctaaacctcgcgcaaatcggactctaaacacaaagtGTTGGGCAAacaggacatcctttataaaacattttaattttgttttattatccccgcaaattctaccctaaacacataagtttcctagcgaaatagattttacatgttttttggttGAGCATGCTGGTATCAACTTGTCAATGTTAGTGCCCCACCCCCTCCGGGTGTGTAGTgcaggtttcacggtacaccatgtatctttcttgggaaAAATGGTGGTCCTGAAAGGGCCACCCAAACTGTTAAAGTAaccgaatgaaaaaaaattacataaaataataaGCACGTTTAGGAAAACATGGAATCACATCAAAAGCACTGCCCCCAACACCAGTCCATAgtgttatttcttttaaagtaaTGAAGAATTGGTGAAGGTGTgcaaaaatgaattcaaaaagATCAGTGATAATGTTGTGAACAAAATGATTCTTAGATATATTATAAGAGACAAAAAGAAGaatcatttcatacatgtattttaaggGGGTTTTCaatgatttcttttaattttttttcctctcgcaCAAAGTTTAAATAAAACTGCctgtttaaagggatggtccaagctgaaagtatttatagcttaataaatagagtagaattcactgagcaaaatgacttcatcaaaatcgtataACAAATTAcatagttattgaattttaaagtttagcaatatttt
This window of the Lytechinus variegatus isolate NC3 chromosome 14, Lvar_3.0, whole genome shotgun sequence genome carries:
- the LOC121427639 gene encoding membrane-associated transporter protein-like, encoding MEESESIDSPSMDSRRTSKESIKDDLRTKSDEEVFAKTLQSKSTRRRSSFPLISVSTESDESVETVSLCDGSVMRSSPAMASSMGALPDVKTHFPLRNKFLQVPKTHADLGSTLSIASHRLVRPPCTTRTQPEESKLTSKPKRKWYQLLQQSSVQFGLDFCYSTEGALVTPILLQLGLPDHLYGLAWILAPVLGLILAPLIGSASDRCYSPMGQRRPFILSLGICVMIGTALYLNSADLGVLISKDDANTATMWGIAITVIGVALTDFSADACGSPFKAYLMDTCNLDDLKRALGMRSTLGGIGGGLGYICIAIDWEQTVFGQALGSQLRVIFLLNITMLLISFILTLTSVPEVPLRRFSSRSESETKYIPCSDEESDGTSDKSLDTNQGKVLKFWCFIKWFYRKRPTEDISLESSERTSLSCDEIDEGSPHCDEERPHKHNKTYAKLKKHRISKGQCRSSDGKPANNGGGSNRSFVPKKKAKSPSKKSEAGSLAGSNCILKINPSDDTKDFLNSQAKMPAGSFNHDATMHQCNDSSQSLAICISNPSVEINCGDDEEGGESDDDDDNKGEPVSILQLLRSTIHMPKELRYLSLVNFLGWASIIILICFFTDFVAQAVYHGDPSAEPGTEEYRLYEEGVKMGSWGLCVYSFVSFALGLVMTTIQRYFSQKFIFVTGHFILAVSCGAMALFTNHPHAILFLCSGQGIAIVIQMTIPYNVLGIYHKSEKFKNPPGGLPRGLGTDMACIDIQVFLSQIIVSAALGPLIQLTGSHISIVVSAAIMSFLASLCAAFLVTYELKDV